A single window of Candidatus Wallbacteria bacterium DNA harbors:
- a CDS encoding type II toxin-antitoxin system HicB family antitoxin, translated as MIDLQYSLVIEAMEDPEFFGFYSTDLEGFTGIGHSVEDCIYKAKWGMPEHIALLKEQNLPVPQANPNPQIIIRNEKKAA; from the coding sequence ATGATCGATCTTCAGTATTCTCTCGTGATTGAAGCCATGGAAGACCCCGAGTTTTTCGGATTCTATTCCACTGACCTGGAAGGATTTACAGGCATCGGCCATTCTGTGGAAGACTGCATTTACAAGGCAAAATGGGGAATGCCTGAACACATTGCCTTGTTGAAAGAACAGAACCTTCCAGTACCGCAGGCAAACCCGAATCCGCAGATCATTATCCGCAACGAAAAAAAAGCAGCTTGA
- a CDS encoding DUF2442 domain-containing protein, translating into MYPGVKTVKALPDYKLQLTFDSGEQGIYDVRPLLEKGHFKELRDIALFNSVRISFDTVVWSNGVDLCPEMLYEDSMKIENR; encoded by the coding sequence ATGTACCCAGGTGTCAAAACAGTGAAAGCATTGCCTGATTACAAACTTCAACTTACCTTTGATTCCGGTGAACAGGGAATTTATGATGTCAGACCTTTGCTTGAAAAAGGCCATTTCAAAGAACTCCGTGATATAGCTCTTTTCAATTCCGTCAGAATCAGCTTTGACACCGTGGTATGGAGCAATGGAGTGGACCTCTGCCCTGAAATGCTGTATGAAGACAGCATGAAGATAGAGAACAGATAG
- a CDS encoding phospholipase D-like domain-containing protein, which produces MVYCGSFSPMANLKSSEFLQKQGITEIRFDDPQVISHDKIIITDKSTALLGSTNWYYVDIDSAHQVNFVERKPEIVKSIQEYFDQQFGCAGKK; this is translated from the coding sequence ATGGTTTACTGCGGCAGCTTTTCCCCGATGGCCAATCTCAAAAGCTCTGAATTTCTGCAAAAGCAAGGCATCACAGAGATCCGCTTCGACGATCCTCAGGTGATTTCCCATGACAAGATCATCATTACAGATAAAAGCACAGCCCTGCTCGGCTCCACCAACTGGTATTATGTGGACATCGATTCAGCCCATCAGGTCAATTTCGTGGAGAGAAAACCGGAAATCGTGAAATCGATCCAGGAATATTTCGATCAGCAATTCGGCTGTGCAGGGAAAAAGTGA
- a CDS encoding PIN domain-containing protein, whose protein sequence is MNGRVFIDTNVLVYAVLESEKEKHSRILDFFSGLKKKRIFISYQVINELYFVLLRNKIHEEAIEVFIDDVIAKFNVLPMDITTIKKGWHLRKKYRLSYWDSLICASALDAGCRIVYSEDMHSGMKIEKSLVIINPFET, encoded by the coding sequence ATGAACGGTAGAGTTTTCATCGACACCAATGTTCTGGTATACGCAGTTCTGGAAAGCGAAAAGGAAAAACATTCCAGAATTCTCGATTTTTTCTCAGGCCTAAAAAAGAAAAGAATCTTCATCTCATATCAGGTGATCAACGAACTGTATTTCGTTCTGCTCAGAAACAAAATCCATGAAGAAGCGATAGAAGTGTTCATAGATGATGTAATTGCCAAATTCAACGTGCTTCCAATGGATATCACGACAATCAAAAAAGGATGGCACCTCAGAAAAAAATACCGTCTGTCTTACTGGGACAGCTTGATCTGTGCCTCAGCCCTGGATGCAGGATGTAGGATTGTCTATTCTGAAGACATGCATTCAGGAATGAAGATTGAAAAATCCTTGGTGATTATCAACCCATTTGAAACTTGA
- a CDS encoding phospholipase D-like domain-containing protein translates to MGIIYSGNLNVLNRFLIFMLAACFCFSSQAAVPVRPNTPVFNKQYPEVLISLINQASKSIIAGQYSFSSKGELNQRIIDSLIKAHQRGVEISIFLEGDKKGVCENNIQTKAILEKSGIKVFSDSSKRISHAKCCVFDGKFVLAGSTNLTTTSMTKNNESNLFLESEKIGKALAGYLDSLIRDSSMDVNVQAGDSDELMITDRLFFEQALKIIESAKKEICVATYLFAYPVDKPESHTARLFQALSAAAKRGVAVRVVLEQSALSFNRDINEANLKSSEFLQKQGITEIRFDDPQVISHDKIIITDKSTALLGSTNWYSVDIDSAHQVNFVEKKPEIVKSIQEYFDQQFGCAGKK, encoded by the coding sequence ATGGGAATCATTTACTCAGGTAATTTAAATGTTCTGAACAGATTTCTGATCTTTATGCTGGCTGCATGCTTCTGTTTCAGCTCCCAGGCCGCAGTGCCTGTCCGCCCCAATACACCTGTTTTCAACAAACAATACCCGGAAGTCCTGATCTCCCTGATCAATCAGGCTTCAAAATCCATTATCGCAGGCCAGTACTCTTTTTCCAGCAAAGGCGAACTGAATCAGCGGATCATCGACTCCCTGATCAAAGCTCATCAGAGAGGCGTTGAAATCAGCATCTTTCTGGAAGGGGACAAAAAAGGGGTCTGCGAAAACAACATTCAGACCAAGGCAATTCTGGAAAAAAGCGGGATCAAAGTCTTTTCTGATTCCAGTAAGCGGATCTCGCACGCCAAGTGTTGCGTATTTGACGGAAAATTCGTGCTGGCAGGCTCCACAAATCTCACCACAACCTCCATGACAAAGAACAATGAATCCAATCTATTCCTGGAATCGGAAAAGATCGGCAAAGCGCTGGCCGGATATCTGGACAGCCTGATCAGGGACAGCAGCATGGATGTGAATGTTCAGGCCGGCGACTCAGACGAGCTAATGATCACAGACCGGCTCTTTTTCGAGCAGGCCCTGAAAATAATCGAATCCGCCAAAAAAGAGATCTGCGTGGCTACCTATCTGTTCGCATATCCTGTGGACAAGCCTGAGTCGCATACAGCCAGACTTTTCCAGGCTCTCTCTGCAGCGGCAAAACGCGGGGTGGCAGTCAGGGTGGTTTTGGAGCAGAGCGCTCTCAGCTTCAACAGGGACATCAACGAAGCCAATCTCAAAAGCTCTGAATTTCTGCAAAAGCAAGGCATCACAGAGATCCGCTTCGACGATCCGCAGGTGATTTCCCACGACAAGATCATCATAACAGATAAAAGCACAGCCCTGCTCGGCTCAACCAACTGGTATTCCGTGGACATCGATTCAGCCCATCAGGTCAATTTCGTGGAGAAAAAACCGGAAATCGTGAAATCGATCCAGGAATATTTCGATCAGCAATTCGGCTGCGCAGGGAAAAAGTGA
- a CDS encoding ankyrin repeat domain-containing protein: protein MRFFLALMLISIFCLLAGTEDNRLFTAISQGKVDDVKHALLQGADPEAINPDTGCTPLAAAVRTGNKDVVDLFFLIESNVNLKDKKGLTALYHAIAAKKIGMVKLLLDHKAKINEEDNSKVTPLMYAVDNDQLEITKLLIEKGADLNARDKNGTTALIYAVAQQKKEMVKLLLERGAFKHYVDNFGNDALKIATQLKNKEIIQLLTLRKDTTKPQQKDIQSLYLFK, encoded by the coding sequence ATGAGATTTTTTTTAGCATTGATGCTTATTTCCATTTTCTGCCTGCTGGCAGGAACTGAAGATAACCGCCTTTTTACAGCCATCAGCCAGGGAAAAGTCGATGACGTCAAACATGCCCTTCTGCAGGGCGCAGATCCTGAGGCAATCAATCCTGATACAGGATGCACTCCGCTCGCAGCTGCAGTCAGAACAGGAAACAAAGATGTTGTGGATCTTTTTTTCCTGATCGAGTCCAATGTCAATCTGAAGGACAAGAAAGGCCTGACTGCACTGTATCACGCCATTGCAGCTAAAAAAATCGGCATGGTCAAACTGCTGCTGGACCACAAGGCTAAAATCAATGAAGAGGACAATTCCAAAGTTACTCCTCTTATGTATGCTGTCGATAATGACCAGCTGGAAATAACGAAACTGCTGATTGAAAAGGGTGCTGACCTGAATGCCAGAGACAAGAACGGCACCACAGCCCTGATCTATGCAGTGGCCCAGCAGAAAAAAGAAATGGTGAAGCTCCTGCTCGAGCGGGGAGCTTTCAAGCACTATGTCGACAACTTCGGAAACGATGCTCTTAAAATTGCGACGCAGTTGAAAAATAAGGAGATCATACAGCTCCTTACTCTGAGGAAGGACACAACCAAACCCCAGCAGAAAGATATTCAGTCACTGTATCTTTTCAAATAA
- a CDS encoding DUF1460 domain-containing protein produces MLRLSAILILVIQFQVFSASNSSEIQVKKIVSENSKDIVLNIERIGEQFLGRPYDHHGPLGEGKTGKYDQDPLWRLDTFDCTTFVETVLALSISGTLPEFEKNMDKIRYENGKVSYATRNHFPCVDWIPNNLKNGLLEDITEIVAGPGNFKFAEGEIDKKHWYLMKKKDEIKVPSLSGSKLNSLLISLKQEGLDFKPLKPHLPYLPLDVLLPVLSQGPGTGETYTVETSILDRIPSGCVINIVRPSWNLRSACGTLMNVSHQGFVIRKNGEVLLRHASSNGAVMEQNLTDYLLKYRNSPTLKGINLLSVKAQG; encoded by the coding sequence ATGCTCAGACTTTCAGCGATTCTGATTCTAGTCATCCAGTTCCAGGTGTTTTCAGCTTCTAATTCATCAGAAATCCAGGTTAAAAAGATCGTATCAGAGAATTCAAAAGACATAGTTCTGAACATTGAGCGGATTGGAGAGCAGTTTCTGGGGCGGCCTTATGATCATCACGGCCCGCTTGGGGAAGGGAAAACTGGTAAATATGATCAGGACCCGCTCTGGCGGCTGGACACTTTCGACTGCACCACATTTGTAGAAACTGTGCTGGCCCTGTCCATTTCCGGAACCCTGCCAGAATTCGAAAAAAACATGGATAAGATCCGCTATGAAAACGGGAAAGTCTCCTATGCCACCAGGAACCATTTCCCCTGCGTGGACTGGATCCCCAACAATCTGAAAAACGGCCTGCTGGAAGACATCACTGAGATCGTGGCAGGGCCGGGCAATTTCAAATTCGCGGAAGGCGAGATCGACAAGAAGCACTGGTATCTGATGAAGAAAAAAGACGAAATCAAAGTCCCAAGCCTTTCCGGATCAAAACTTAACTCCCTTCTGATCTCGCTGAAGCAGGAAGGGCTGGACTTCAAACCTCTTAAACCCCATCTTCCGTATCTGCCACTGGACGTCTTACTGCCTGTCCTGTCCCAAGGCCCTGGAACAGGAGAAACCTATACAGTTGAGACTTCCATTCTGGACAGGATCCCATCAGGCTGCGTGATCAACATCGTGCGCCCATCCTGGAACCTCAGGAGCGCATGCGGAACTCTGATGAATGTCTCGCATCAGGGATTCGTGATCAGGAAGAATGGGGAAGTTCTGCTGAGGCACGCTTCCTCGAACGGTGCAGTGATGGAGCAGAATCTGACTGATTATCTTCTTAAGTACCGCAACAGCCCGACATTGAAGGGAATCAATCTGCTCTCTGTGAAAGCGCAAGGCTGA
- a CDS encoding TolC family protein: MSGNTISLLIACLMTIPLLGAETKLTLSDCIHRAVQANLTLQSQSLEKQQKNLDQRIAAKVFIPVFSMDQSFQSGSKLSDIYTVSGKLHSSTRYSLKSGVDRAGTIDYKTASFELTEPLLKNFGRRVADLDLELSRIDYRIAVELFRDELNSFIRTVADNYLNLCLDRQILVIQEKAYDRALKQYEDTRHDIGNGVLAEQEIYLVEENLISFESKKKDASHNIVIQEMELKRILEIGVADETSLIPVDSIEEAISPGLFSDSCHKMQLDNPVLKIKNLTMEKSNKNYDYYQNMLLPELNLYFKRSVSWPDSTTGSGRDASSDSGFFMELPFSNAPDRSSLDKSELDREITRRNFTEEKQSLDYELRKLFSEIEYQQGNLALRKKGTLLAEKKLEAETEKYRNGISTLADVVLFQREFESAQIDEKSIAVQLCKLFLKKRYLEGTLYQDYGIQLMDINSKL, translated from the coding sequence ATGTCGGGAAATACGATATCGCTGTTGATCGCCTGTCTTATGACAATACCCTTGCTTGGAGCAGAGACCAAGTTGACACTGTCCGACTGCATACACAGGGCAGTGCAGGCCAATCTCACCCTGCAGTCCCAGTCCCTGGAAAAGCAGCAGAAAAATCTTGACCAGAGGATTGCAGCCAAGGTCTTCATTCCTGTCTTTTCAATGGATCAAAGTTTCCAGAGCGGCTCTAAGCTGAGCGATATTTATACTGTCTCAGGGAAGCTGCATTCATCAACCCGGTATTCACTCAAATCCGGGGTTGACAGGGCGGGTACCATAGATTATAAAACAGCCTCATTTGAACTGACTGAGCCATTGCTGAAAAACTTCGGCCGCAGAGTCGCAGACCTGGACCTGGAACTGAGCCGCATCGACTATCGGATTGCAGTGGAATTGTTCAGGGATGAACTCAACAGCTTCATCCGCACTGTAGCTGATAACTATCTGAATCTCTGCCTGGACCGGCAGATCCTGGTGATCCAGGAGAAAGCCTATGACAGAGCGCTCAAGCAATACGAAGACACCAGGCACGATATCGGGAACGGGGTACTGGCTGAGCAGGAAATATATCTGGTGGAAGAAAATCTGATCAGTTTCGAATCAAAGAAAAAGGATGCTTCACACAATATTGTTATACAGGAAATGGAGTTGAAAAGGATCCTGGAAATTGGAGTGGCAGACGAAACCAGCCTGATCCCAGTCGATTCGATTGAAGAAGCAATAAGCCCAGGCTTGTTTTCCGATTCCTGCCACAAGATGCAGCTCGATAATCCAGTCCTGAAAATCAAGAACCTGACTATGGAAAAATCAAATAAAAATTACGATTATTATCAGAACATGCTGCTGCCTGAACTGAATCTTTATTTCAAACGCTCTGTCAGCTGGCCGGACAGCACAACAGGATCAGGCAGAGATGCAAGTTCCGATTCCGGTTTTTTCATGGAACTTCCTTTCTCCAATGCTCCGGACAGGTCCAGCCTGGATAAATCAGAACTGGACAGGGAGATCACCAGACGGAACTTTACTGAAGAAAAGCAGTCCCTGGACTATGAACTCAGAAAGCTATTCAGCGAAATCGAGTATCAGCAGGGCAATCTGGCCCTGCGTAAAAAAGGCACACTGCTGGCCGAGAAAAAGCTGGAAGCTGAAACTGAGAAATACAGAAACGGCATTTCCACACTCGCGGATGTAGTGCTTTTTCAGCGGGAGTTCGAATCAGCTCAGATTGATGAAAAAAGCATAGCAGTACAGCTCTGCAAGCTGTTTCTGAAGAAGCGTTATCTCGAGGGAACTCTGTACCAGGATTACGGTATTCAATTGATGGACATTAACAGCAAATTGTAA
- a CDS encoding ABC transporter ATP-binding protein, giving the protein MIKIENIHKNYRVGQVDLEVLRGISLSITQGEFVSIMGPSGSGKSTLMNILGCLDTPSSGKYCFEGRPVDAMDDDQLSDIRNRTIGFVFQSFHLIKYLTVAENVKLPMEYLKIDDQTAEETAGKWLDLVGLSHRTAHLPAQLSGGERQRVAIARALANDPNLILADEPTGNLDSKSSFEIMRILKNLNQELGKTIVIITHSEEVAGFAGRSIKIRDGLIC; this is encoded by the coding sequence ATGATTAAAATCGAGAACATCCATAAGAATTACAGGGTCGGACAGGTTGACCTTGAGGTGCTGCGTGGAATTTCGCTCAGCATTACTCAGGGGGAATTCGTTTCCATCATGGGGCCTTCCGGCTCCGGAAAATCCACACTGATGAACATACTGGGATGTCTGGACACTCCGTCATCCGGAAAATACTGTTTTGAAGGCCGGCCTGTGGATGCCATGGATGACGATCAACTGTCTGACATCAGGAACAGGACAATTGGCTTCGTGTTCCAGTCCTTCCATCTGATCAAATACCTGACAGTGGCAGAAAACGTGAAGCTGCCCATGGAGTACCTGAAAATCGACGATCAGACAGCCGAAGAGACTGCAGGGAAATGGCTGGACCTGGTTGGGCTCAGCCACAGGACCGCCCATCTGCCTGCCCAATTGAGCGGCGGCGAGCGGCAGAGGGTGGCGATTGCCAGGGCCCTGGCAAATGACCCTAACTTGATTCTGGCAGATGAGCCTACTGGAAACCTGGACAGCAAATCCTCGTTCGAAATCATGCGGATCCTGAAAAATCTGAACCAGGAACTCGGCAAGACCATAGTGATCATCACTCATTCCGAGGAAGTCGCGGGCTTTGCAGGAAGATCGATCAAAATCAGGGACGGCCTGATTTGTTGA
- a CDS encoding ABC transporter permease: MRLASYIKGSMTQFRLNLIRTLLTLLGIIFGVASVIAMLTIGEGAQRQIIKNIESMGAKLVHIDAGKVDDAKISEIVNDSIGLSQKDVAALLEVIPMQGRDVAYHVRADIRVTSLPAQAQELGIYAVSDNFVGVIEGVIMAGRNFTVWDFSSCASVAIISRSYAKRFFETPENALGKSFRMNYRWFQVIGVLGEKSLGGAEKSLPASLGKYDSSILIPVTTYREKIMPEKTYSGIDKIIIKARDLMETSELKRIVGKILAVTHNRINDYEITSPQEILEQKKTTQAILNIVLFSIASISLLVGGIGIMNIMLSNVMERRHEIGIRRAIGARKKQIMIQFLLESVIICLIGGLSGIVLGIVSSLVILYFTRIPVAFSAAPIFLSFGIAFGVGVVFGIFPARRAAEINPIEALHNE; encoded by the coding sequence ATGAGGCTGGCATCATACATCAAGGGCAGCATGACCCAGTTCAGGCTCAATCTGATCCGGACGCTTCTGACATTGCTCGGTATCATTTTCGGGGTGGCGTCTGTGATCGCCATGCTCACTATCGGGGAAGGCGCGCAGCGCCAGATTATAAAGAACATCGAAAGCATGGGAGCGAAACTTGTGCATATCGATGCAGGCAAAGTGGATGATGCCAAGATTTCAGAGATAGTCAATGATTCGATCGGACTTTCGCAGAAGGACGTGGCTGCACTGTTGGAAGTGATCCCCATGCAAGGCAGGGACGTGGCATATCATGTGCGGGCGGACATCAGGGTCACCAGCTTGCCTGCCCAGGCTCAGGAACTCGGAATCTATGCTGTCAGCGATAACTTTGTCGGTGTGATTGAGGGCGTGATCATGGCTGGCAGAAATTTCACAGTCTGGGATTTTTCATCTTGTGCATCTGTAGCAATTATCAGTCGAAGTTATGCAAAAAGGTTTTTCGAAACCCCGGAAAATGCACTGGGAAAATCATTCCGGATGAACTACAGATGGTTCCAGGTCATCGGAGTGCTCGGGGAAAAGTCCTTGGGTGGAGCTGAAAAATCCCTGCCTGCCAGTCTCGGCAAGTATGACTCCTCGATCCTGATTCCTGTCACAACCTATCGGGAAAAAATCATGCCTGAGAAAACCTACTCAGGAATCGACAAGATAATCATCAAGGCCAGGGATCTGATGGAAACGAGCGAATTGAAGCGTATCGTCGGAAAAATACTGGCTGTAACACACAACAGAATCAATGACTATGAGATCACTTCGCCCCAGGAAATTCTGGAACAGAAAAAGACGACACAGGCGATCCTTAATATTGTGCTGTTCAGCATTGCTTCCATTTCGCTGCTCGTAGGCGGAATCGGAATCATGAACATCATGCTGTCAAATGTGATGGAAAGAAGGCATGAAATCGGCATCAGAAGGGCGATCGGAGCCAGGAAAAAGCAGATCATGATCCAGTTCCTGCTGGAATCAGTGATCATCTGCCTGATCGGTGGCTTGAGCGGCATCGTCCTGGGCATCGTCAGCAGCCTGGTCATTCTCTATTTCACCAGGATTCCGGTGGCTTTTTCTGCAGCCCCGATTTTCCTCTCCTTTGGGATCGCCTTTGGGGTCGGTGTTGTTTTCGGCATTTTTCCCGCCAGGAGAGCGGCGGAAATCAATCCAATCGAGGCTTTGCACAATGAATGA
- a CDS encoding HlyD family efflux transporter periplasmic adaptor subunit, protein MTVKEVLEEGIIVKKGDNVLTMDDSQFQKDLETAKNDLDTARAELESEKFDLENNRVMLDLDIKRKELALAKAKLSVVDNSVLISKVDLEKAKLEVKMAELELNQANESRKDFNKQYDAGLKMKTLRVETVEKKIKNQQENITNSMIKAPREGVVFKPFVRLNNETGRVEKGKVISPGDKLLDILNLGSYEGVIYVTQSEVRFLNQGDSLSVSLTAFPEKKFKAVVLSKAQYPQTRNDRLGRNDPEGYLKEYEVIIEIGENDPALKPGMSFKAEITSIIATECVYIPNIAIGNDKKGSFVISEKGKKYLTLGKSSLNFTEVKSGLSKGEKIQLDNQTGSGTAAQ, encoded by the coding sequence TTGACTGTAAAAGAGGTGCTGGAAGAAGGCATTATCGTGAAAAAAGGCGACAATGTGCTGACCATGGATGATTCCCAGTTTCAGAAAGATCTGGAAACTGCTAAGAATGATCTGGACACGGCCAGGGCAGAGCTGGAAAGCGAGAAATTCGACCTGGAGAACAACAGAGTGATGCTGGATCTGGACATCAAGCGCAAGGAACTGGCTCTGGCCAAGGCTAAGCTTTCAGTAGTGGACAACAGCGTGCTGATTTCCAAGGTCGACCTGGAAAAAGCCAAACTGGAAGTGAAAATGGCAGAACTGGAGCTGAACCAGGCCAATGAATCCAGGAAGGATTTCAACAAGCAGTATGACGCGGGTCTGAAAATGAAAACCCTCAGGGTCGAGACTGTAGAAAAGAAAATCAAAAATCAGCAGGAAAACATTACCAATTCTATGATCAAAGCCCCCAGAGAAGGCGTTGTTTTCAAGCCGTTTGTAAGATTGAACAATGAGACAGGCAGAGTCGAGAAGGGCAAAGTAATCAGCCCCGGAGACAAGCTGCTTGATATTCTGAACCTGGGTTCTTACGAGGGCGTCATCTATGTTACACAGAGCGAAGTCAGGTTTCTGAATCAGGGCGACAGCTTGTCTGTGAGCCTGACAGCTTTCCCGGAGAAGAAATTCAAGGCAGTGGTGCTGAGCAAGGCCCAGTACCCACAGACCAGGAATGACAGGCTGGGCAGGAACGACCCGGAAGGCTACCTTAAGGAATACGAGGTCATCATTGAAATCGGGGAAAATGATCCAGCTCTGAAACCCGGGATGAGCTTTAAGGCTGAGATCACTTCCATAATCGCCACAGAATGTGTCTATATTCCGAACATTGCGATCGGCAATGATAAAAAGGGCAGCTTCGTGATCTCGGAAAAAGGGAAAAAATACCTGACACTGGGAAAGTCGTCCCTTAACTTCACTGAAGTGAAAAGCGGACTCAGTAAAGGTGAAAAGATCCAGTTGGACAATCAGACCGGATCAGGAACTGCAGCTCAGTAA
- a CDS encoding 3D domain-containing protein, giving the protein MKYQLIIILSIAVLSSFSPLQAGGGIKSMLDDYASSSGSRIALQAAVEQGAADPADLDELYQAEETLAYRIEQLLRQESDVAAEVYRYLVQNKSRTELPLFKRFFESCGQEKGLRIYELALERASEARTEDFTSTVEYIAAAKGASLYSSADFMSGMTFIRGGEKLSVSGISGSFYHTSVNGIEGYIHESQLASGNEIIDYSGDIRASDIQPNLGAFTKIDKQKPTYYFTVRENEYSGGGSKKLKTASGTVIATVCGKFYSALCMEGSGTLNDGRCVNWDDNYCFKLLPGGCKGITASGNWVVSFHTLAVNRKEMPYGGVYYIPKTRGLKLPNGETHDGYWFAHDTGSAFTSSHNRIDMYSDKKSWVSWMESNLAGSLSPLEAYRVDNSTKDKVYAKYKQLLGQ; this is encoded by the coding sequence ATGAAGTATCAGTTGATCATCATCTTATCCATCGCAGTCCTTTCCAGTTTTTCACCCCTGCAGGCAGGAGGAGGCATCAAGTCGATGCTGGACGATTACGCCTCGAGCTCAGGGTCTAGAATAGCCCTGCAGGCTGCAGTCGAACAGGGAGCTGCCGACCCCGCCGACCTTGATGAATTGTACCAGGCGGAAGAAACACTGGCCTATCGCATCGAACAGCTGCTCAGACAGGAATCCGACGTGGCAGCCGAAGTGTACCGCTATCTTGTGCAGAACAAAAGCCGGACAGAGCTTCCATTATTCAAGCGTTTTTTCGAGTCCTGCGGCCAGGAAAAGGGTCTGAGGATTTACGAGCTGGCTCTCGAGAGGGCTTCTGAAGCCAGGACTGAGGATTTTACCTCAACGGTTGAGTACATCGCGGCTGCGAAAGGGGCCAGCCTTTACAGCAGTGCAGACTTTATGTCAGGCATGACTTTTATCCGCGGCGGAGAGAAACTTAGCGTCAGCGGTATATCAGGAAGCTTCTATCATACGTCAGTGAACGGCATTGAAGGTTACATCCACGAGAGCCAGCTGGCCTCAGGCAATGAAATCATCGACTATTCAGGGGATATACGTGCAAGCGACATCCAGCCGAATCTCGGAGCTTTCACCAAAATCGACAAGCAGAAACCGACCTATTACTTCACTGTCCGGGAAAATGAATACTCAGGCGGAGGCAGCAAAAAACTCAAGACAGCGTCAGGCACGGTTATCGCCACTGTCTGCGGCAAATTCTATTCTGCACTCTGCATGGAAGGCAGCGGCACACTCAATGACGGCCGCTGCGTGAACTGGGATGATAACTATTGCTTCAAGCTTCTGCCCGGCGGATGTAAAGGCATCACAGCCAGCGGTAACTGGGTGGTATCATTCCATACTTTAGCAGTCAACAGGAAGGAAATGCCATACGGCGGTGTGTATTACATTCCTAAAACCAGGGGCCTGAAGCTGCCCAACGGTGAAACCCACGACGGATACTGGTTCGCCCACGATACAGGCAGTGCTTTCACAAGCTCCCACAACCGGATTGACATGTACAGTGACAAAAAATCCTGGGTGAGCTGGATGGAATCGAATCTGGCTGGTTCTTTATCTCCGCTTGAAGCCTACCGCGTCGACAATTCCACCAAAGACAAAGTCTACGCAAAATACAAGCAGTTGCTTGGCCAGTAA